Within Conexibacter woesei DSM 14684, the genomic segment CGTTGTCGCCCGGATGCGGGCCGGCCGCCGTCGTGAGCGTGCCGAGGAAGATCACGCCGCCGCCGAGGAACGCGGAGAGGCGCACGAGGTAGACGGTCCAGCGGTCCTCGGTGCGCGGCCGCTCGGCGTCGTCCTCGTAACGCGCGCGCCAGACGAGCCAGACGGCAGCGATCAGGATCACCATCGAGAGGCAGAAGTGCGCCATCACGAAACCGGGCGCCAGGTGGTTTCTGACCGTGAAGCCGCCGAGGATCCCCTGCGCCAGGCAACCGAGCGGCAGCAACGCCGAGACCCACACGAGGTCTCTGCGCCGCGGTGTGCGCCGCAGCGCGGCGAACCAGACGAACAGCGCGATGAAGCCGATCGCGGCCGAGAAGAGCCGGTTCCCGTATTCGACGAACGTGTTGAAGCCGAGCGGTGGAACGGCCTTGCCGTGACACTGCGGCCAGTCGGGGCAGCCCAGCCCCGAACCGGTCAGCCGAACCCCCGCGCCGGTCAGCACGACGGCGGTCAGGAAGAACAGCGCGACCCAGGTGAGCTTGCGGAACTGGGCCGGCGTGAACGTTGGCAGGCGATCGAGCACGGCTGGCTAAGGATGACGCAAGTGAGCCGTCGACGGCTGCGCCATCTGCGCACCTTTCGCCGCAGCAGCTCGTTGCAGTCACGTGCCCCGCCACCATCCCCGCTACCGTTTCAGCCGAATGTCAGGCTCCCGACCCCCAGCCGTCACCGTCGACGGCGTCTCCAAGACCTTCCGCGTGCCGACCGAACGGGTCCACACGCTCAAGGAGACGGTTCTGCATCCGTTCCGCCGCACCTCGCACGACGAGTTCGTCGCGCTCCGCGACGTCTCGTTCGACGTCGCGCATGGCGAGTTCCTCGGAATCGTCGGCCGCAACGGCTCCGGCAAGAGCACGATGCTCAAGTGCATGTGCGGGATCTACCGCGTCGACTCCGGCGGCATCTACGTCGACGGGCGACTCTCCGCCTTCATCGAGCTCGGGGTCGGGTTCAACCCCGACCTGCCGGCGCGCGACAACGTGCTGATCAACGGCACGATGCTCGGACTCTCCCCGCGCGAGGCGCGGCGGCGGTTCGACAGCGTGATCGACTTCGCCGAGCTGCGCGAGTTCGAGCACCTCAAGCTCAAGAACTACTCGTCGGGCATGATGGTGCGACTCGCGTTCTCCGTGATGATCCACGTCGATGCGGAGATCCTGGTCGTCGACGAGGTGCTCGCCGTCGGCGACGCCGCCTTCCAGCAGAAGTGCTTCGACGAGTTCTATCGGCTGCGCGACGAGAACCGCACCGTGATCCTCGTGACGCACGACATGAGCGCGGTCGAGCGCTTCTGCGACCGCGCCGTCCTGCTCGACAAGGGCAACCTGCTGCGCGACGGCGAGTCGCGGCGGGTCGGGATGGAGTACCTCGAGCTGAACTTCGGCCGCTCGGAGGCCGCCGCGGCCGAGGCCGACGAGCTGCGCGCCGGCGACGGAAGCGCCGAGATCCTCACGGCCTGGTTCGAGGACGAGCAGGGCGTCGAGACGTCGCTGCTCGAGCTCAAGCGCCCGTGCGCGTTCGCGGCGCGGGTGCGCTTCGCCGCCGAGACGACGGACCCCGTCTTCGGCTTCTCGCTCGACAACGGCGACCACCACACGGTGTTCGGCGCCACCACGCAGTGGCAGGAGCCGAGCACCGGGCGCTTCGCGGCCGGCGAAGAGGTCATCTTCCGCGTCCGCTTCGAGAACGTCCTCGCCCCCGGGCGCTACGACGTGACAGCGTCGGTGGCGCAGCGCGGGAGCGGCACGGCACTGCTCGACCGCCGCGAGAGATTCAGCTCGATCGTCGTCTCCGGCACGCACAGCTCGGGCGGGCTCGTCGAACTGCCGTACGAGACCGCCGTCGAGCACGTTTCCGCCGCGAGCACCGAGGTGACCCCGTGAGCGTCGAGACGCCTCCCAAGCCCCTGCGCGGCACGCGCATTCCCGGCCCGGTCGCGATCGGCGTCGACGCGAGACGCTTCTTCAACCTCACGCGGACGCTCGCCGTCACGGAGTTCAAGCTGCGGTTCTTCGGCTCGGCGCTCGGCTACCTGTGGCAGCTGATGCGCCCGCTGCTGCTGTTCGGCGTCCTCTACGTCGTCTTCGCGCACGTGCTCAAGTTCAGAAGCGACGCCGAGTTCTATCCCGTCGCGCTGCTGTCGGGCATCGTCATCTTCACGTTCCTGTC encodes:
- a CDS encoding COX15/CtaA family protein; the encoded protein is MLDRLPTFTPAQFRKLTWVALFFLTAVVLTGAGVRLTGSGLGCPDWPQCHGKAVPPLGFNTFVEYGNRLFSAAIGFIALFVWFAALRRTPRRRDLVWVSALLPLGCLAQGILGGFTVRNHLAPGFVMAHFCLSMVILIAAVWLVWRARYEDDAERPRTEDRWTVYLVRLSAFLGGGVIFLGTLTTAAGPHPGDNDGELVHRLDFKGAETLVWLIHRHAIVATTLGICVVLAWFLARRRTRNLQLIEALTISGVLMAGQGLVGSVQYGLKLPADMVWVHVTLATVTWISLLWAVGAAGRVGSRPEGDDGPASPTPSLGADALMRPVEPSALR
- a CDS encoding ABC transporter ATP-binding protein is translated as MSGSRPPAVTVDGVSKTFRVPTERVHTLKETVLHPFRRTSHDEFVALRDVSFDVAHGEFLGIVGRNGSGKSTMLKCMCGIYRVDSGGIYVDGRLSAFIELGVGFNPDLPARDNVLINGTMLGLSPREARRRFDSVIDFAELREFEHLKLKNYSSGMMVRLAFSVMIHVDAEILVVDEVLAVGDAAFQQKCFDEFYRLRDENRTVILVTHDMSAVERFCDRAVLLDKGNLLRDGESRRVGMEYLELNFGRSEAAAAEADELRAGDGSAEILTAWFEDEQGVETSLLELKRPCAFAARVRFAAETTDPVFGFSLDNGDHHTVFGATTQWQEPSTGRFAAGEEVIFRVRFENVLAPGRYDVTASVAQRGSGTALLDRRERFSSIVVSGTHSSGGLVELPYETAVEHVSAASTEVTP